The genomic segment CAGTTCAAATGAAACCTTTCTTCCATAATACCCCCCCCCCCCCCCAAGAAGTCAAGGGTGCGGTTTGTAAAATTTTGCTGACAGATGCTCCGCTCCATTGTTTTGCAGTTTTTAGAGGTTCTCCGATTGCTTTTTTACAAAGAGTACAATATACTGTACTTATATAACGGAGGCGATATTATGGATGTAATTACATACTCGGATTTACGGCGGAATCTGAAAACATATATGGACAAAGTGTATTATGATTATGAACCGTTACTGATTGCACGGAAAAATTCTGAAAACCTCGTGCTGTTATCGGTACATGAATACAATAGCCTTATTGAAACCGATTATCTGCTGCGTGACGAAGCAAATGCCAAACACTTAAAAAAATCGGTTGAGCAGCATAAAAACGGACATCTGCAAAAACATGAGCTTTTAGAAAATGAATAAACTGTTTACGGATGAGGCATGGGATGATTATACCTTTTGGTTTAACACGGATAAAAAGATTTTAAAAAAAATAAATGATCTGATAAAAGAAATAGAAAGAACGCCTTTTACGGGAAAAGGAAAACCGGAACCGTTGAAGTATTCTCTATCAGGGTATTGGTCAAGAAGAATAAACCATGAGCATAGAATAGTGTATCAAGTAGACAATGACCAATTAGTATTTATTTCCTTCAGGTATCACTATAAAAAATGATATGAAGAAGCGGCCTTCAAGGACGGCGCATTTTTCGGTGTTTTATTCGTGCGGAGAGTTTAATACCCCGATGCTTGCGTCGGGGTTGTTGATTTGTTTTTTTTACAAAATGAATATGATTGTCGGCTCCCTACACTACCTCTACGGCGGTCTTGCTGCGGAGATAGAAAATATAGGCTTTAACCGGCTTGGGTTGCGACCCACCGGTACCTTGCCCGAATCCTTCCATTTTATAAAAGTTTTCCACCGCCGTTTTGTAGATTAAAAGCTGTTTTCGATGTTTTTCCGGATAGATTTTTTGGTCGGTTTTATAGTCGATGATATATGCGGTGTCTTCATATTCAAAGAGTAGATCGATTTGTCCGATGATGAGCTTTCCTTCGTAGAGGGTTAAAAAGCCGTATTCGGTTTTTCTGAACGAAGCCTCTGCAGCTTTTTGTCCGAGCGGAGATGACAAGAAAGCAGCGCAAAGTTTTTCCACTTCCCGGGCGTACTTTGCAGGCAATATACACGGACGATCTAAAAAACGGGCTTCCATCGCTTTGTGTACCAAGGTTCCGAACTCCGTGGAGGAAAGTTCATCTTCCCCCTGCTCGGCGCCGATATTACCGTCCACCGGTTTCGCCGCAGAAGCGGCATCGGTTGCGGATATGGCATCAGCGGAGAATGCGGTCTCTTTTTCCGTATGTTCGGTACTCGGGAGCGGTGCTTCGCTTAACCGGAGCCACTGCGTGTCCTTCTCGAATTGAGTTGCGGGGATGACGCGCGGTTCCGCAAGCGGGAAGTTTTTTTCCGCAGCTTGCCGGTATAGGGCACGGGTTTCATCAAGATTGAAGCGCTGCCGGTCTTCTGCGGTGTGCTGTACGGTCGACGCGGGGAGCGGTAACACTTCCGTAAAATGCACGCAGTTGATATCGCCGGATAGTGCTGGTAATAAGAGCTGAAAAAAACTTCGGTTATTTTCTTCCTTCTGAGGTTGTACAAGCTGTTGCCGGATTTCGTCCAAAGTTCGAGGCGTTTCCGGTAATTCCTCAATAGCGCAGCCGGTCTCCTGCACGCCGCTCATTACGAGCCGTACCTTGGCGCGCGTAACGGCAACATAGAGGAGCCGTTTGGTTTCGGCAAGGTGCTTGGCGTTCGCTTCCTGCCGCAGCTCCTCAAAAAAGATATTGGCGGAAGGATCGTTCTTTGTCTCCGGCGGCAAATGGATAACCGGCCCCAAATCCTTGTGCAAAAAGACCATACCTTCTTTTGTTTCAGACTTCCCCGCATTGCCGCAGTCGGGAATACAGACAATCGGGAATTCCAACCCCTTGCTTTTATGCACCGTCATAATCTTAACCGCATCGCCGCCGTGTTCAAGCGGAATTTCCATATCTTCAACCCGCTCTTCCGCGTGAATATACGAAATCAGCGTATCGATAAAAGCCGAAAGACTTTGCTTGGCTTCATCCGCTTTTACGGCAAGGGCAAAAAGGTAATCGTACAGCTCAAGATAGCGGTGGTAGCGCGGTTCCGTGAGCAGTATGTACCGATACCCTTCATCGTACCACAGCGCAGTAATCAGTTCGGCATTACTCTTTTTTTTGATATAGCCTTGTATCCGCTCAAAGAGCGCGCACGCAGTTAAAAAATATTGCCGGTCTTCCGCTTCAAGTTCTTCAGCGGCGGCAGGATTAAAGGGCTGCCCTTCATGTTCAAGACTGTACAGCATCAGTCGGGTAAAAGAGCGGTCGCTGAGGCGCACAAACGGAGAACGGAGCGTCTGCGCGTAAACGGCCCTATCGTTGGGATACACCACCAAGCGGAGCAAAGCGCAGATGTCGTTTAACGGCGCATCATGGAACAACCCTTTCTGCTGTACGGAAATATACGGGATTTTAAATGCACGGAAAAACCGTTCATAAACTGCTTGGTGTGTCGAAGCGCGCAGCAGCACCGCAAAATCCGACCATGTACACGGACGGGTCGCGTGTAAGGTTTCGTCATATACAAGATACCGCTCCGCATGGATATCGGCTATTTTTTGCGCAAGCGTATATGCCTCGCATTCGATAGGGGTAAACATGACTGTATCGGTATCGCTTGGGTTGGCGAACCGTTTTTTGTCGATAAATAAAATATCCGTCTGCGGCACCAAATTTGGAACGGCGTCCCTGCTGAAAATAGGGATAAATTCCGCTTCAAACGCGGGTACGCCGCCGGTAAGGGGCTGATTGACTTCGGAATAAAAGACCTGCATAAACGCCGTATTAAAAAAGTTGAGCAGGTCTGGTTCGGTTCGGTAATTTGTTTGCAGGTTAATCGACGCGGAACTGCCCCCTTGCCGCAAGTCCTGCGACAGCATCCGGAATACCGAAACATCGGCTCCTCTGAACGCATAGATCGATTGTTTTTCGTCTCCGACAAAAAAGAGTTTGTCCGGCACCAGTTCATCCGGTTTCGGTATCGATTGCTCGATGCGCGCTTCGTGTTCCGCAAGCAGGAACAAGAGATCGCGCTGCAGGCTGTTATTATCCTGAAATTCATCGATCATAATCCGATGGGTTTGTTTTTTGTAAAAAAGCCGCAGGTCGGGATCGGTGATGAGCGCATCGACGGCAAGCTGCGCAATGTCGCCGAAATGAAGGAGGCTTCTCCGCTTTTTTTCGGCAATGAAGCGTTCCTGCAAAACACTGCAAAGCGCGTATATCTTTTGCATCTGCTCTTTGTGTGCATAAAAATGATACAGACTTTGCAAGCGGACGGAGCTTTCGATCAGTTCACCGCAGAGCGCCTTGCATGCTTTTACTTCTTCATCTGTTCTTGAACCGATAGTTTTTTTAACACCGTATATCGCTTTCAGCCGCTCAAAAAAAACCGGTAGCTGCGGATCGTTCAGCATCAGCGGAAATTCCGGAAGCTGTCTATATGCCTCTTTTACCGCGCTGATAAATTTATCGTTCTTATCAAGATACGGAGCGATACCTTCGAGTATCCGCTCGGTTTGCGTGCGGTATTCGGTAAATAACCGTTCTGCTGCAGACAACTGATTCTGCAAGGCGGCAGAAAAATCAATCGGACGGGAAACCGTAACGTAATCGTTTAATATTTTTACAAAGAAGCCGTTGATAAAATCGGTAATCGCTTGATTGCCGAGCAGATATTGCAGACTGTTGTCCGCGCGGTGTTCAAGGAAAAAATCCAGCGAGAGGTTATAGGCGAGCCGTTTCGATTCTGTAAGGTCGATCGTGAAATCGGGACTGATGCCGAAGCGCCGACATGCTGTAACGGCAATCTTATGACAGAATGCGTCGATGGTCATAATTTGCGCCTTAAAAAAAGAATCCAATGCAGCGCCGGCGCGGTTCCGCTGCATCGCATCATCGGTTTCCGCATACATCTTTTGCAGCTCGCGGTAGATACGCCGGTGCATTTCCGCCGCAGCCTTGTCCGTGAATGTGAGGGCAAGAATATTTTCAACCTGATAGTTTTTTTCCGTAATCAGATATACATAACGGCTTGCCAGTACCTTTGTCTTGCCCGAACCGGCGCCCGCCGCTACGACGGCATTTTCATTTATTTTTACCGCTTGCTTTTGATGCTCGTTTAAATCTTTGCAAATATCAATCATGTTCCGTACTCGTATTTCCATAATTATAAATTATGCATTATTCTTGAGCAAGGCACGTAGAATACAAAAGCTGCTCCTGTTATAATGAATGCCGTGAAAAATTTCCTTAGGCTCTTCTCGTATTTAAAAGGACACCGCCTCTTATATCTGCTTGCGCTTATGTTCGCGCTGCTTGCACAAACCGCCGCAGCCTTACAGCCGGGCTTGATTAAAATCACCGTCGATTCGGTACTGGGCAATGAGCCGCTTACTCATAGTTCACTTGAACGGCTTGTTGCGTTGTTCGGGCCGGCAGTTAAAGGAATGAACGGGCTGCTCATTATGGCGGCGCTTATCCTTGCAGCAGCTCTCTGCCGCAGCGTATTAACTTTTTTACAAATGAATACGGCCAATGCGGCAACCGAGCGGGTAATTCAAAACGTACGGAACCGGCTCTATAATCACATTCAACTGTTGCCGTATACCTATCATGCAAATGCACAAACGGGAGGTCTTATCCAGCGGTGCACCTCCGATGTGGATACCATCCGCGTAGCATTATATTCTCAAATCCCCGAAACGGTCGGCTCGGTGTTTTTAATTATATACACAGCCGTTTTGATGATGCGGTCAAATATCAAGCTGACACTCGTATCGTGCGCAGTCGTTCCCGTTATGGCAGTTTTTTCCGGTATTTTCTTTTATATCATCGAAAAACAGTTTGAAGCTTCTGCCGAGAAGGAAGCAACAATGACCGCAGTGATTCAAGAAAGCCTTACCGGTATCAGGGTAATCAAAGCCTTTACCCGCCAGCACTATGAGATGGAAAAATTCAAAACGTGCAGCGAAGCATATATGCGGCGGAATTTGATATTGATACGCTGCTTTGCGTTTTTTTGGTCAGGGTCGGATTTCTTATCGTACGTACAGATTTTTACCGTTATCCTCTACGGAAGTTTTTTGGCATATCAAGGCGGCATTTCGGCGGGTATGCTGATAGCCTTTATTTCGTATATCGGTATATTGATACAGCCGGTACGGCAACTCGGCCGGATCCTCGGCAATATCGGCAAGGCCTGTGTGTCGGTCGGCCGTATTGAAGAAATATTCCGAGAGGAGCCCGAACAGTTGTTCCCGTCCGGTAAAAAGCCGGAGATTAAAGGAGACATCGTTTTTGATTCCGTGTCGTTTGCATATCCGGGCTCCGATAACACCCCGGTACTGGATAATGTGTCGTTCAATATTAAACGGGGACAAACCGCGGCGATTTTAGGCCCGACCGGTTCGGGAAAAAGCTCGTTGGTGCATCTGCTCGACCGGCTTTACGACTACACGTCCGGTTCCGTCACAATAGACGGAATAGAATTACGTTCAATAGATAAAGGCTGGATACGGTCGCAGATTGGATTGATTTTACAGGAACCGTTCCTCTACGCTAAAACTATTATGGAAAATATCAAACTCGCCGCCCCCGGCGCCAGCGATTCTGCCGCGCGGCGGTATGCCCGTATAGCAGCCTTAGACGGAGAAATCGGATATTTCGCAGACGGCTACTCAACCGTGGTCGGAGAACGCGGCGTATCTCTTTCCGGCGGACAGAAGCAGCGGCTTGCAATCGCACGTACGCTGATTAAGGATTCCCCTATTTTGATCTTTGACGATTCGCTTTCCGCAGTTGATATGGAAACCGATGCCGCAATCAGAGCCGCGCTAAAAAACGAAAACAAACATAAAACAGTGATTATCATTTCGCACCGTATCGCTACCGTCAAGGATGCCGACACCATCATCGTA from the Treponema vincentii F0403 genome contains:
- a CDS encoding Txe/YoeB family addiction module toxin gives rise to the protein MNKLFTDEAWDDYTFWFNTDKKILKKINDLIKEIERTPFTGKGKPEPLKYSLSGYWSRRINHEHRIVYQVDNDQLVFISFRYHYKK
- a CDS encoding UvrD-helicase domain-containing protein, producing MIDICKDLNEHQKQAVKINENAVVAAGAGSGKTKVLASRYVYLITEKNYQVENILALTFTDKAAAEMHRRIYRELQKMYAETDDAMQRNRAGAALDSFFKAQIMTIDAFCHKIAVTACRRFGISPDFTIDLTESKRLAYNLSLDFFLEHRADNSLQYLLGNQAITDFINGFFVKILNDYVTVSRPIDFSAALQNQLSAAERLFTEYRTQTERILEGIAPYLDKNDKFISAVKEAYRQLPEFPLMLNDPQLPVFFERLKAIYGVKKTIGSRTDEEVKACKALCGELIESSVRLQSLYHFYAHKEQMQKIYALCSVLQERFIAEKKRRSLLHFGDIAQLAVDALITDPDLRLFYKKQTHRIMIDEFQDNNSLQRDLLFLLAEHEARIEQSIPKPDELVPDKLFFVGDEKQSIYAFRGADVSVFRMLSQDLRQGGSSASINLQTNYRTEPDLLNFFNTAFMQVFYSEVNQPLTGGVPAFEAEFIPIFSRDAVPNLVPQTDILFIDKKRFANPSDTDTVMFTPIECEAYTLAQKIADIHAERYLVYDETLHATRPCTWSDFAVLLRASTHQAVYERFFRAFKIPYISVQQKGLFHDAPLNDICALLRLVVYPNDRAVYAQTLRSPFVRLSDRSFTRLMLYSLEHEGQPFNPAAAEELEAEDRQYFLTACALFERIQGYIKKKSNAELITALWYDEGYRYILLTEPRYHRYLELYDYLFALAVKADEAKQSLSAFIDTLISYIHAEERVEDMEIPLEHGGDAVKIMTVHKSKGLEFPIVCIPDCGNAGKSETKEGMVFLHKDLGPVIHLPPETKNDPSANIFFEELRQEANAKHLAETKRLLYVAVTRAKVRLVMSGVQETGCAIEELPETPRTLDEIRQQLVQPQKEENNRSFFQLLLPALSGDINCVHFTEVLPLPASTVQHTAEDRQRFNLDETRALYRQAAEKNFPLAEPRVIPATQFEKDTQWLRLSEAPLPSTEHTEKETAFSADAISATDAASAAKPVDGNIGAEQGEDELSSTEFGTLVHKAMEARFLDRPCILPAKYAREVEKLCAAFLSSPLGQKAAEASFRKTEYGFLTLYEGKLIIGQIDLLFEYEDTAYIIDYKTDQKIYPEKHRKQLLIYKTAVENFYKMEGFGQGTGGSQPKPVKAYIFYLRSKTAVEVV
- a CDS encoding type II toxin-antitoxin system Phd/YefM family antitoxin, encoding MDVITYSDLRRNLKTYMDKVYYDYEPLLIARKNSENLVLLSVHEYNSLIETDYLLRDEANAKHLKKSVEQHKNGHLQKHELLENE
- a CDS encoding ABC transporter transmembrane domain-containing protein; this encodes MKNFLRLFSYLKGHRLLYLLALMFALLAQTAAALQPGLIKITVDSVLGNEPLTHSSLERLVALFGPAVKGMNGLLIMAALILAAALCRSVLTFLQMNTANAATERVIQNVRNRLYNHIQLLPYTYHANAQTGGLIQRCTSDVDTIRVALYSQIPETVGSVFLIIYTAVLMMRSNIKLTLVSCAVVPVMAVFSGIFFYIIEKQFEASAEKEATMTAVIQESLTGIRVIKAFTRQHYEMEKFKTCSEAYMRRNLILIRCFAFFWSGSDFLSYVQIFTVILYGSFLAYQGGISAGMLIAFISYIGILIQPVRQLGRILGNIGKACVSVGRIEEIFREEPEQLFPSGKKPEIKGDIVFDSVSFAYPGSDNTPVLDNVSFNIKRGQTAAILGPTGSGKSSLVHLLDRLYDYTSGSVTIDGIELRSIDKGWIRSQIGLILQEPFLYAKTIMENIKLAAPGASDSAARRYARIAALDGEIGYFADGYSTVVGERGVSLSGGQKQRLAIARTLIKDSPILIFDDSLSAVDMETDAAIRAALKNENKHKTVIIISHRIATVKDADTIIVLEKGKITEQGTHRELLEKDGLYKRIYDIQSAE